A single region of the Gemmatimonadaceae bacterium genome encodes:
- a CDS encoding YtxH domain-containing protein, translating into MSYAGKDSRSRRTASSATIDSPVATRARRGAGARLLERELPIRSRGAARPYPEQSGEDGELDWQHIAIFAAGALLGAAVGAGAALLFAPQSGADARHNLARRGRHLRARTATAWDDLRHELRYAARTGRRRLARKFSGTFRHHDERRERHNGDLADD; encoded by the coding sequence ATGTCTTATGCCGGGAAGGATTCTCGCTCCAGACGTACCGCGTCAAGCGCGACGATCGATTCGCCAGTGGCGACGCGGGCGCGGCGCGGAGCGGGCGCCCGCCTCCTCGAGCGCGAGCTTCCGATTAGATCCCGCGGCGCGGCTCGACCGTACCCGGAGCAGTCCGGCGAGGACGGAGAGCTCGACTGGCAGCACATAGCGATCTTCGCCGCCGGCGCGCTCCTGGGCGCGGCCGTTGGCGCCGGTGCGGCGCTCTTGTTTGCGCCGCAAAGTGGCGCCGACGCGCGGCACAATCTGGCGCGGCGCGGTCGTCATCTGCGCGCGCGCACCGCCACGGCGTGGGACGACTTGCGACACGAGCTTCGTTATGCGGCACGCACCGGCCGGCGCAGGCTGGCTCGCAAGTTCAGCGGCACCTTCCGCCATCACGATGAGCGGCGCGAGCGGCACAACGGCGACCTCGCCGATGATTAG
- a CDS encoding response regulator, with translation MSTNGKTVLLVEDNEDNRIVYSTILRHFGYSVTEALNGEEGIAKARSEKPDLILMDISIPIIDGWEATQVLKHDPETRQIPIIALTAHALASDREKAMEVGCDGYLAKPCEPRAVVAEVQRFLGKDNGR, from the coding sequence ATGTCCACGAACGGCAAGACGGTACTGCTGGTTGAAGACAACGAAGACAACCGCATCGTCTATTCCACGATCCTGCGTCACTTCGGCTACTCCGTAACCGAGGCACTCAATGGCGAGGAAGGCATCGCAAAGGCGCGGTCGGAAAAGCCGGACCTGATTCTCATGGACATTTCGATTCCCATCATCGACGGATGGGAAGCGACGCAAGTGCTGAAGCACGATCCGGAGACTCGGCAGATTCCGATCATCGCCCTCACGGCGCATGCGCTCGCATCGGATCGCGAGAAGGCGATGGAAGTCGGATGTGATGGATATCTGGCAAAGCCGTGCGAGCCACGCGCCGTGGTCGCCGAGGTGCAGCGATTCCTCGGGAAGGACAATGGCAGATGA
- a CDS encoding diguanylate cyclase, whose amino-acid sequence MADELESPARILIVDDHEDNIELLRARLESWGYTTESAMDGGQALEKVEAEPPDLILLDVMMPHIDGMEVARRVKSNTNLPFIPIIMQTALDTTEDKVEGLEAGADDYITKPIEFPELKARLRSMLRIKRLQEELEERERQLLEANERLRYMSQTDGLTGLDNRRHLEQQLDAMFAHAKRLSEPLSCVMCDLDRFKAVNDTYGHQAGDAVLKQFARILKNEAREKVDRVGRYGGEEFMLLLPGTVLDAAVTFAERVRKEVESRTFTFDGGTIKRSVSFGVAGWPHPRIASCDALVRAADDALYVAKETGRNRVIRFDSDAFNAHTAEHESEQLDEGSNDRERPIGEQSGVADVGGELRP is encoded by the coding sequence ATGGCAGATGAGCTGGAATCACCGGCGCGCATCCTGATCGTCGACGATCACGAGGACAACATCGAGTTGTTGCGCGCGCGACTGGAGTCGTGGGGTTACACGACCGAGTCGGCCATGGATGGTGGTCAGGCATTGGAGAAGGTCGAGGCCGAACCGCCCGATCTGATCCTCCTCGACGTCATGATGCCGCACATCGACGGAATGGAAGTCGCGCGCCGCGTGAAATCGAACACGAACCTGCCCTTCATTCCAATCATCATGCAGACGGCGCTCGATACGACCGAAGACAAGGTCGAAGGACTCGAGGCGGGCGCTGACGATTACATAACGAAGCCGATCGAATTTCCGGAGCTCAAGGCTCGGCTGCGTTCGATGCTACGCATCAAGCGTCTGCAGGAAGAGCTCGAGGAGCGAGAGCGGCAGCTCCTCGAGGCGAATGAGCGGCTGCGCTACATGTCGCAGACCGACGGACTGACGGGACTCGACAATCGCCGACATCTCGAGCAACAACTCGACGCGATGTTCGCGCATGCGAAGCGACTCTCCGAGCCGCTGTCGTGCGTCATGTGCGATCTCGACCGATTCAAGGCTGTGAACGACACGTACGGCCACCAGGCGGGAGACGCGGTGCTCAAGCAGTTCGCGCGCATTCTGAAGAACGAAGCACGCGAAAAAGTCGACCGCGTCGGGCGGTACGGCGGCGAGGAGTTCATGCTCCTGTTGCCGGGAACAGTGCTCGACGCGGCGGTAACGTTCGCGGAGCGGGTGCGCAAAGAGGTCGAGTCGCGTACATTCACCTTCGACGGCGGCACGATCAAGCGCTCGGTAAGCTTCGGCGTCGCCGGATGGCCCCATCCCCGCATTGCGAGTTGCGATGCACTGGTTCGCGCGGCGGACGACGCGCTCTACGTTGCTAAAGAGACGGGTCGGAATCGCGTGATCCGTTTCGACAGCGACGCTTTCAACGCGCACACCGCCGAACATGAGTCAGAGCAACTCGACGAGGGGAGCAACGACCGGGAACGACCCATCGGCGAGCAATCCGGGGTCGCCGACGTCGGAGGCGAGCTTCGGCCATGA